Below is a genomic region from Spongiibacter nanhainus.
ACCCATAAAGTAATGTGAGGTAGAGGATGGATCTGGAAAATAAAATTATTGTAGTGACTGGCGCGCTGGGTTCTCTCGGACGGGGCGTATGCAGTGCGGCTGTAGCAGCGGGCGCCACTGTGCTGGCGGTAGATTGTGTGGACGGCGAGCCGGTGGCGGGTGCCAAGGCGGTGCCGGCATTGGACCTGGGGGATGCCAAGGCCACCCAGGCCCGCTTTGCCGAGCTGGCCAAAGAATACGGCCGTATCGACGGTCTGGTAAATATCGCCGGCGGCTTTGCCTGGGAAACGCTGGCCGAGGGCAGCATCGATACTTGGGACCAGCAGTATCAAATCAATTTGCGCACCGCGGTGAGTGCCAGCCAGGCGGCGCTGCCGCATTTCCCCGCTGGCGGCGGCCGTATCGTCAATATCAGTGCCGCCGGCGCCATGAAAGCGGCAGCCGGTTTGGGGGCCTACGCGGCGGCCAAGTCTGGTGTGGCCAAGCTCACGGAAGCGCTCTCTGAAGAGCTGAAAGAAAAGAACATCACCGTGAACGCGGTGCTCCCCAGCGTGATCGACACCAAGCCCAACCGCGAGGCCATGGCCGATGCCGACTTCTCCACCTGGGTGACACCAGAGGCCCTGGGCAAGGTGATTTTGTTCCTGCTGAGCTCCGCCAGCGAGCCGATTACCGGTGCATTGATTCCGGTGACCGGTAGGGTGTAAGCCCCGGGCTTGTGGACGTGTAAGGCAGTAAAATAACGCGACACGTCAATGCCTTGCCGAATTCACTCAGCGTCGCTGACAGCGTGATAAGCTGTGTGAATTCGGGCAACTTTTCTTACCTTTCTATGGCGTCGCTGTCTCCCTATCGCTCCGGGCTCCAGGAAATAACCGCGCAGGATTACGGTCATGCGCTGTTGTCCTCTATGGGGGTTGGCGAGCCCCTGCTGGCGGCGCTACCTGCCGATAATCGTTCTGCCAGTGCATTGTGGGCGGACTCCGGCGCCATGGCCTTGACCGGCTTGCCGGACGGCGCGCCCCTGCATTCGCCAGCGCCTTTGGCTGCCTGTGCCCAGGGTGCCTGGCTGGCGCTATCGACTTTATGTCCTGAACACTTTGCCTCCGACTTTGCCGCCTACCGGCTGTTGGGGGAGCGTGCGGCACTATTTGGTTATAAACGCCAGGGAGATCGTTCCCCGGGGGGCAGTTGTCGCTTGTTGTCCTGCGCCGACGCGATACTGGCCATCAACCTCGCCCGGGACGATGACTTTGAGCTGTTGCCGGCCTGGTTGCAGACCGATGTCCACGATTGGGAGGGGCTGGCGGCGGAATTGCCGGACTACCCGGCGGCGCTGTTACTGGAGCGCGCCCGCCTGCTGGGCTTGGCGGTGGCGGTGAGTTCGGCCCCTGCTTGTGACGGTCCGGGGCACAGTGCCGATCC
It encodes:
- a CDS encoding SDR family NAD(P)-dependent oxidoreductase; this encodes MDLENKIIVVTGALGSLGRGVCSAAVAAGATVLAVDCVDGEPVAGAKAVPALDLGDAKATQARFAELAKEYGRIDGLVNIAGGFAWETLAEGSIDTWDQQYQINLRTAVSASQAALPHFPAGGGRIVNISAAGAMKAAAGLGAYAAAKSGVAKLTEALSEELKEKNITVNAVLPSVIDTKPNREAMADADFSTWVTPEALGKVILFLLSSASEPITGALIPVTGRV